The following proteins are co-located in the Gloeocapsa sp. PCC 7428 genome:
- a CDS encoding RNA-binding protein, protein MTIYVGNLSYRATEDDLRAVFAEYGTVKRIVLPTDRETGRMRGFAFVDMTEDAQEDAAITELDGAEWMGRQLRVNKAKPREENNRRNGTGMRRNEY, encoded by the coding sequence ATGACTATTTACGTTGGAAACCTCTCCTACCGCGCCACAGAAGACGACTTGAGAGCAGTATTTGCAGAGTATGGCACAGTGAAAAGAATTGTCTTGCCGACCGACCGAGAAACCGGTAGGATGCGCGGCTTTGCCTTTGTTGATATGACAGAAGATGCCCAAGAAGATGCCGCAATCACCGAGTTAGACGGTGCTGAATGGATGGGACGTCAACTGAGAGTTAACAAAGCTAAACCACGCGAAGAAAACAACCGACGTAATGGTACAGGTATGCGCAGAAACGAATATTAA
- the nrdJ gene encoding ribonucleoside-triphosphate reductase, adenosylcobalamin-dependent encodes MVRELERTNQTSQFPETAPAANPVFFRTYSRRQPNGRRESWEEVCDRTLKGLVKLGKLTDAEVAVLAKMQHQMKALPSGRWLWVGGTEWIEKQENFSGAYNCTSTNVTDWRAFGLMMDLAMMGCGTGAVLEPQYIHQLPPIRNRLNVSITGEIGITPALERKEITEIQIAGNDITIYVGDSRQGWVKSYQTLLELSSDAQFAGEVNVRVDLRNVRPAGELLKGFGGVANPIKLPELYQRCAAILNKAVGRQLNSVECCLLIDEAAVVVVAGNVRRSAGMRQGDSDDELFAQAKSNLWQQDENGNWRIDPERDALRMANHTRVFHRQPTLNECVDAVRNQYYSGEGAIQYAPEAIARANADILTTPQLKTEFLQAYNHGKEQARAWLRDRFNEFPPEEIAHRLSRYALNPCGEITGANFHCVSGKTLLITRQGIYKIQDIVGEEVEIWNGKRWSKVVPFQTNTGQKLYRVRFGDGSYLDVTEYHRFFVKDRFGKSYEEVQTKDLLSHSKYSIHTEPFVIEYQDGEAIDPAYAYTLGVAVGDGTLDQNGNAKIRLYTKKSELLVSGKKSPLRNYDYLPSFVDITDLGFSGELLYRLKTQADALNIIGLWNKQAILAFIAGLADTDGSNTQGNGIRIYIADYERAYRLQLLLSKCGLHSSVNMMARKASATNLGKRSQDLYYLQITDCNQIPCQRLDTSKGCKPTAKGKWQVIKSVEELPGCHDTYCFNEPEFHKGVFGNTLTGNCNLSEIHLNQIDPNNHQEQAEAFTAGALSVATLLNHKFIEPRYQKSRELDPIVGVSFTGLFDFFVRAFGVDWLHWWTAGRPETSKGLEYKQKEQEYLSRWKDIVHQIIWEYCDRHNIKRPNRCTTVQPSGTKSLLTGASPGWHPPKSQRFIRRITFRSHDPVALACLDYGYNVVPSQSDKDENGNLLNDPFDPRCTEWLVEIPVAVPWADLPGADEIDISQFSAIAQMDFYMQVQKYYVSHNTSATIELRENEVEALGTRIYEAIKNNEGYISAALLARFDDHQTFPRLPFEPISKQQYDELMQQVKTQRRTNDFQSALIQYDAKDLSEVGPAGCDSDKCLFSEQKPV; translated from the coding sequence ATGGTTCGAGAGCTTGAGCGTACTAACCAAACTAGCCAGTTTCCTGAAACTGCGCCTGCTGCTAATCCAGTATTTTTCAGAACGTACAGCCGTCGCCAGCCAAATGGTAGACGCGAAAGCTGGGAAGAAGTCTGCGATCGCACGCTCAAAGGTTTAGTCAAATTAGGTAAACTCACCGACGCTGAAGTCGCGGTACTAGCTAAAATGCAGCACCAGATGAAAGCGCTTCCGAGTGGACGTTGGTTATGGGTTGGTGGCACAGAATGGATCGAAAAGCAAGAAAATTTTTCTGGGGCCTATAACTGTACAAGTACAAACGTCACTGACTGGCGGGCGTTTGGCTTGATGATGGATCTCGCAATGATGGGTTGTGGTACTGGTGCTGTTCTCGAACCGCAGTATATTCATCAGTTACCACCAATTCGCAATCGCTTAAACGTGTCGATTACTGGAGAAATTGGGATAACACCAGCACTCGAACGCAAAGAAATTACTGAAATTCAGATTGCAGGCAACGATATCACAATCTACGTCGGCGACAGTCGTCAAGGTTGGGTGAAATCATATCAAACGCTTCTCGAACTATCCAGCGATGCACAATTTGCAGGAGAAGTCAATGTCCGCGTCGATCTGCGTAATGTACGCCCAGCTGGTGAACTTCTCAAAGGCTTTGGCGGTGTTGCTAATCCGATCAAGCTACCCGAATTATATCAACGTTGTGCCGCAATTCTCAATAAAGCCGTAGGACGCCAACTTAATTCTGTAGAATGTTGTTTATTAATCGATGAAGCCGCTGTTGTCGTCGTTGCCGGAAATGTTAGAAGAAGTGCGGGAATGCGTCAAGGTGACAGCGACGATGAATTATTCGCTCAAGCCAAAAGTAATTTGTGGCAACAAGATGAGAATGGTAACTGGCGAATCGATCCCGAACGCGATGCGTTACGAATGGCAAATCATACGCGCGTGTTTCATCGTCAACCAACATTAAATGAATGTGTTGATGCCGTACGCAACCAGTATTATTCAGGCGAAGGGGCAATTCAATACGCACCCGAAGCGATCGCTCGTGCAAATGCAGATATCTTAACAACTCCTCAACTCAAAACCGAATTTCTGCAAGCTTATAATCACGGTAAAGAACAAGCAAGAGCATGGTTACGCGATCGCTTTAATGAATTTCCACCTGAAGAAATCGCACACCGACTATCAAGATATGCTCTGAATCCTTGCGGCGAGATCACTGGCGCAAATTTTCATTGTGTATCAGGAAAAACTTTACTAATTACTCGCCAAGGTATTTATAAAATTCAAGATATTGTTGGTGAAGAAGTTGAAATTTGGAATGGTAAACGCTGGAGCAAAGTTGTTCCATTTCAAACTAATACTGGACAGAAATTATATAGAGTTAGATTTGGTGATGGCTCTTATTTAGATGTCACAGAATACCATCGATTCTTTGTTAAAGATAGATTTGGTAAAAGCTATGAAGAAGTCCAGACAAAAGATTTATTATCGCATAGCAAATACTCAATTCATACAGAACCATTTGTAATTGAATATCAAGATGGAGAAGCTATTGATCCTGCGTATGCTTATACATTAGGAGTAGCTGTAGGTGACGGAACTTTAGATCAAAATGGCAACGCAAAAATTAGACTATACACCAAGAAATCTGAACTTTTAGTTTCTGGAAAAAAATCTCCTCTAAGAAACTATGATTACTTGCCATCTTTTGTAGACATCACTGATTTAGGGTTTTCAGGAGAACTTTTGTACCGCTTGAAAACACAAGCTGATGCGTTAAATATAATTGGTTTATGGAACAAGCAAGCAATTCTTGCTTTTATAGCTGGGCTAGCTGATACTGATGGTTCTAATACTCAAGGAAATGGCATTAGAATTTATATTGCTGACTACGAAAGAGCGTATCGACTACAGTTACTTTTATCCAAGTGCGGGCTTCACTCATCGGTAAACATGATGGCTCGTAAGGCATCTGCAACAAATTTAGGGAAAAGATCGCAAGATCTATACTATTTGCAGATTACTGATTGCAATCAAATTCCTTGTCAGAGATTGGATACAAGTAAAGGATGCAAGCCTACAGCAAAAGGAAAATGGCAAGTCATCAAAAGCGTAGAAGAGTTACCAGGCTGTCATGATACTTATTGCTTCAATGAGCCAGAATTCCACAAGGGAGTTTTTGGCAACACTTTAACTGGAAATTGCAATTTGTCTGAGATCCATCTTAATCAAATTGACCCGAATAACCATCAAGAACAAGCAGAAGCATTTACCGCAGGTGCGCTTTCAGTTGCCACGTTATTGAACCACAAATTTATTGAACCACGCTATCAAAAATCGCGCGAATTAGACCCAATTGTTGGTGTATCTTTTACAGGGTTATTTGACTTTTTTGTTCGTGCTTTCGGTGTCGATTGGTTGCATTGGTGGACAGCAGGAAGACCAGAAACATCAAAAGGTTTAGAATACAAACAAAAAGAGCAAGAATATCTTAGTCGGTGGAAAGACATTGTTCATCAGATAATTTGGGAATATTGCGATCGCCACAACATCAAACGCCCGAACCGCTGTACAACCGTGCAACCCTCAGGCACAAAATCTTTATTGACAGGTGCTTCTCCTGGTTGGCATCCACCTAAGTCACAGCGCTTTATTCGCCGGATTACATTCCGCAGTCACGATCCTGTGGCGTTAGCTTGTCTTGACTACGGCTACAACGTTGTTCCATCGCAATCGGATAAAGACGAAAATGGCAATCTGCTTAACGATCCCTTCGATCCGCGTTGTACCGAGTGGTTAGTCGAAATTCCTGTAGCTGTACCTTGGGCTGATTTACCAGGTGCGGATGAAATTGATATCAGTCAGTTTAGTGCGATCGCTCAAATGGATTTTTATATGCAAGTTCAAAAGTATTATGTCTCGCACAACACCTCTGCCACAATCGAACTAAGAGAAAACGAAGTCGAAGCACTAGGGACTCGCATCTACGAAGCTATCAAAAATAACGAAGGCTACATCTCCGCCGCACTTCTAGCGCGATTCGACGATCATCAAACGTTTCCGCGTTTACCCTTTGAACCAATATCTAAACAGCAATATGATGAATTAATGCAACAAGTAAAAACGCAACGCCGCACCAACGATTTTCAGTCAGCACTCATTCAATACGACGCGAAAGACTTATCCGAGGTAGGACCTGCGGGGTGTGATTCTGATAAATGTTTGTTTTCCGAGCAGAAACCTGTTTAG
- a CDS encoding Npun_F5749 family FMN-dependent PPOX-type flavoprotein — translation MEIIIVSPWRSPLARALHKNSQPVSRYLQLATVRLDNRPANRTVVFRGFLEDTDQLKFIVDARTQKPEQIAYQPWAEACWYFVDTREQFRIGGYLNLVGEDHPNATLQQARYKTWREVSDAARLLFAYPHPGKPRDDSGFDVPPPDATQPLPHFCLLLLEPIEVDHLKLRGEPQNRYFYTRNSDRTWSTQEINP, via the coding sequence TTGGAGATAATCATTGTGAGTCCTTGGCGATCGCCTCTAGCGCGTGCATTGCATAAAAATTCGCAGCCGGTTTCTCGGTATTTACAACTTGCAACGGTGCGCTTGGATAATCGCCCTGCGAATCGTACTGTTGTCTTTCGCGGTTTTCTGGAAGATACCGATCAATTAAAATTCATCGTCGATGCGCGTACGCAAAAACCCGAACAAATTGCATACCAACCTTGGGCGGAAGCGTGTTGGTACTTTGTTGACACCCGCGAACAATTTCGGATTGGCGGTTACTTAAATTTAGTGGGCGAAGATCACCCCAACGCAACGTTACAGCAAGCACGTTACAAAACTTGGCGCGAAGTTAGTGATGCGGCGCGGTTACTTTTTGCTTATCCTCATCCTGGAAAACCAAGAGATGATTCAGGATTTGATGTTCCACCACCGGATGCAACTCAACCGTTACCGCATTTTTGTCTATTACTACTCGAACCGATTGAGGTAGATCACTTAAAACTGCGTGGCGAACCACAAAATAGATATTTCTATACTCGCAACAGCGATCGCACTTGGTCTACACAGGAGATTAACCCTTAA
- the cysE gene encoding serine O-acetyltransferase has product MFSTLLADFQIIFERDPAARNWLEVLFFYPGLQAIILHRIAHKLYKINIPFIPRLISFIARFITGIEIHPGAAIGKGFFVDHGMGVVIGETAIVGNYVLLYQGVTLGGTGKESGKRHPTLGDNVVVGAGAKVLGNIEIGNNVRIGAGSVVLRNVPSNCTVVGVPGRVIYRSGVRVDPLEHGSLPDSEAEVIRALVDRIESLEQQVEQLQHKQTPAPVYHISIAAEEATLAPIQEEIPATQGAACQLKNKAIQEFLDGAGI; this is encoded by the coding sequence GTGTTTTCTACCCTGCTTGCTGACTTTCAGATTATCTTCGAGCGCGATCCGGCAGCACGTAACTGGCTGGAGGTGTTATTTTTCTACCCTGGCTTGCAAGCAATTATCTTGCATCGGATAGCTCACAAGCTATATAAAATCAACATTCCCTTTATTCCTCGCCTGATTTCTTTTATAGCACGATTCATTACAGGTATTGAAATTCATCCAGGCGCAGCGATTGGCAAAGGCTTTTTTGTCGATCACGGTATGGGAGTTGTCATCGGGGAAACAGCCATTGTAGGCAACTATGTTTTGCTTTACCAGGGAGTCACGCTTGGTGGTACAGGTAAAGAAAGCGGCAAACGTCACCCTACGTTAGGTGATAACGTCGTCGTTGGCGCAGGTGCCAAAGTCTTAGGGAATATCGAGATTGGCAATAATGTACGAATTGGTGCAGGCTCAGTGGTTCTGCGGAATGTGCCTTCTAACTGTACAGTTGTCGGTGTACCAGGACGCGTGATTTATCGCTCTGGTGTTCGTGTCGATCCCTTAGAACATGGTAGCTTACCCGACTCAGAAGCGGAAGTTATTCGCGCTTTGGTCGATCGCATAGAATCGCTAGAACAACAAGTGGAACAGCTACAGCACAAGCAGACTCCTGCACCTGTGTATCATATTTCAATTGCTGCGGAAGAAGCAACATTAGCACCTATTCAGGAAGAAATACCAGCAACTCAAGGTGCAGCGTGTCAGTTAAAAAATAAAGCGATTCAAGAGTTTCTTGACGGCGCTGGAATTTGA
- the purH gene encoding bifunctional phosphoribosylaminoimidazolecarboxamide formyltransferase/IMP cyclohydrolase, with protein MARLALLSVSDKTGLVDFARSLVAEFGFDLISSGGTAQILKDAGLPVTKVADYTGSPEILGGRVKTLHPRIHGGILARRDVAQDVADLENNQIRPIDLVVVNLYPFAATIAQPDVTLPDAIEQIDIGGPAMLRAAAKNYAHLTVLCDPTLYEAYLEELRQHDGNVSLEFRQDCAIKAFSHTSGYDQAIASYLVGARGEGRGVREEYMLSGTQLQLLRYGENPHQEAIWYQTGSDLSGWAAATKLQGKELSYNNLVDLEAARRIIAEFTDTPAATIIKHTNPCGVALGNSLVEAYTKAFNADSTSAFGGIVALNQPIDAATATELTKTFLECVVAPGCDAEAQEILAAKSKVRVLVLPELNVGAKETVKVIAGGFLVQAADDIVADPHQWQVVTQKQPTPEQLAELLFAWKVCKHVKSNAIVVTRDRTTAGVGAGQMNRVGSVQIALDQAAEKARGGFLASDGFFPFDDSVKTAATAGISAIVQPGGSLRDQDSIDAANELGLIMVFTGIRHFLH; from the coding sequence ATGGCACGTCTGGCACTGCTAAGCGTATCGGATAAAACAGGGTTGGTTGATTTTGCTCGCAGTTTAGTTGCAGAATTCGGCTTTGATCTGATTAGCAGTGGTGGTACAGCCCAAATCCTGAAAGATGCAGGATTACCAGTAACAAAAGTTGCTGATTACACGGGTTCGCCAGAAATTTTAGGCGGAAGAGTCAAAACATTACATCCACGCATTCATGGTGGAATATTAGCGCGTCGTGATGTTGCGCAAGACGTTGCAGATTTAGAAAATAACCAAATTCGCCCGATTGATTTAGTCGTCGTTAACTTGTATCCATTTGCAGCGACGATCGCTCAACCTGATGTCACTTTACCCGATGCGATTGAACAAATTGATATCGGTGGTCCTGCTATGCTGAGAGCAGCGGCAAAAAATTACGCTCATTTAACAGTATTGTGCGACCCTACGCTGTATGAGGCTTATCTAGAAGAATTACGGCAACACGATGGCAATGTATCTCTTGAATTTCGCCAAGACTGTGCGATTAAGGCATTTTCTCACACATCGGGTTATGACCAGGCGATCGCATCTTACTTGGTAGGGGCGAGGGGCGAGGGGCGAGGAGTGAGGGAAGAATATATGCTTTCAGGGACGCAGTTGCAGCTTTTACGGTATGGGGAGAATCCGCATCAGGAAGCAATTTGGTATCAAACTGGTAGTGATTTGAGTGGCTGGGCGGCGGCTACAAAACTTCAAGGAAAAGAACTGAGCTACAATAACTTAGTAGATTTAGAAGCAGCGCGGCGAATTATTGCTGAGTTTACAGATACTCCTGCTGCGACAATTATTAAACATACGAATCCTTGCGGTGTTGCCTTGGGAAATTCGCTTGTAGAAGCATATACCAAAGCTTTTAATGCCGATTCTACTTCGGCTTTTGGTGGAATTGTTGCACTCAATCAGCCGATTGATGCGGCGACTGCAACTGAGTTAACGAAGACGTTTTTGGAATGTGTGGTTGCACCTGGTTGCGACGCAGAAGCGCAGGAGATATTAGCGGCTAAATCTAAAGTGCGTGTTTTGGTTTTACCTGAGTTAAATGTAGGCGCAAAGGAAACTGTAAAAGTGATTGCGGGTGGATTTTTAGTACAAGCGGCGGATGATATTGTTGCTGATCCGCATCAATGGCAAGTTGTCACGCAAAAGCAGCCTACACCAGAACAATTAGCAGAATTATTGTTTGCGTGGAAAGTATGCAAGCACGTTAAGTCGAATGCGATTGTTGTCACGCGCGATCGCACGACTGCGGGTGTCGGCGCAGGGCAAATGAATCGTGTCGGTTCAGTGCAAATTGCTTTGGATCAAGCCGCAGAAAAAGCGCGTGGTGGATTCTTAGCAAGTGACGGTTTCTTTCCGTTTGATGACTCGGTAAAAACTGCGGCGACTGCGGGAATTTCTGCGATCGTGCAACCTGGTGGGAGTCTGCGCGATCAAGATTCGATCGATGCGGCAAATGAGTTAGGTTTAATCATGGTATTTACGGGAATCCGCCACTTTTTGCACTAA
- a CDS encoding Uma2 family endonuclease: MTTTQTRLFTVQEYHKMADLGILHPDERVELIEGQILKMAAKNPPHSAITKRTADTLRDLLTKKADIRVQEPIHIDNRSEPEPDIAVVKINSRDYIDRHPIPNDVFLVIEVADRTLNYDCNKKAALYADAGIPEYWVIDVKNEKVIVFREPKSKTYQHKSTQDKHTILNLTTFSDIYLEVDKIFP, translated from the coding sequence ATGACTACAACACAAACAAGATTATTTACGGTACAGGAGTATCACAAAATGGCAGATCTGGGAATTTTGCACCCAGATGAACGAGTAGAATTGATTGAAGGGCAAATTCTCAAGATGGCGGCTAAAAACCCACCGCACTCAGCAATTACAAAGCGCACTGCGGATACATTACGCGATCTTCTCACTAAAAAAGCCGATATTCGAGTTCAAGAACCAATTCATATTGATAATCGTTCAGAACCCGAACCTGATATCGCGGTTGTCAAAATAAATTCCCGCGATTACATTGACAGACATCCTATTCCAAATGATGTTTTTCTTGTTATTGAGGTAGCAGATCGTACATTAAACTACGACTGCAACAAAAAAGCAGCGTTGTATGCAGATGCGGGTATTCCTGAATACTGGGTTATTGATGTTAAAAATGAAAAAGTTATTGTTTTTAGGGAACCTAAAAGTAAAACTTATCAACACAAATCTACTCAAGATAAACATACTATCCTCAACTTGACAACTTTTTCTGACATTTATCTAGAGGTAGACAAAATTTTTCCCTGA
- a CDS encoding GNAT family N-acetyltransferase has protein sequence MSLYRFEQSFSADPTLSKRLFALLDTVFSDFGFDINSLANAAKELGAPWETASTPFIRFHNDIAIAHVGVLEIPLLIMGESMTVGGIHAVATHPEYRRRGYYREIMTEVLDYCDRHYKTLVLTTSQPELYEPFGFRVVEEHKFVAQCEVKGSSDRLRLLNLSDSNDIKILHRLVETRTPVSNVVGVLPQQEKALFFVNEASRPLCYAEDLDVIFCMEITDTQLQLFDVVGATIPTLDALLARIPQPTEEIIVYFSPDHLNATFQAIPHVLDEAFLMVRGKFAAEGKEFMLPRSARC, from the coding sequence ATGAGTTTATATCGCTTTGAGCAGTCTTTTAGTGCAGATCCTACGCTGAGTAAACGTTTATTTGCTCTACTAGACACTGTATTTTCTGATTTTGGTTTTGATATCAACAGTCTAGCCAACGCGGCAAAAGAATTGGGCGCACCTTGGGAAACGGCTTCAACTCCGTTTATTCGGTTTCATAATGATATTGCAATCGCACACGTAGGCGTTTTAGAAATTCCGCTGCTGATTATGGGAGAAAGCATGACAGTAGGAGGAATTCATGCTGTAGCAACGCATCCTGAATATCGTCGTCGCGGGTACTATCGGGAAATTATGACAGAAGTACTGGATTACTGCGATCGCCATTATAAAACGTTAGTATTGACAACATCACAACCCGAATTATATGAACCTTTTGGCTTTCGTGTTGTAGAAGAACACAAATTTGTGGCACAGTGTGAGGTAAAAGGGAGTAGCGATCGCTTGCGCTTATTAAATCTTTCCGACTCAAACGATATCAAAATACTGCATCGACTTGTAGAAACTCGTACACCCGTCTCGAATGTTGTTGGAGTTTTGCCGCAGCAGGAGAAAGCTTTATTCTTTGTAAATGAAGCAAGTCGCCCTCTGTGTTATGCAGAAGATTTAGATGTGATTTTTTGTATGGAGATTACAGATACTCAACTCCAGCTTTTTGACGTAGTAGGAGCCACTATCCCCACATTAGACGCGCTTTTAGCAAGAATCCCCCAGCCTACTGAAGAAATTATAGTTTATTTTAGTCCCGATCACTTAAATGCAACTTTTCAAGCGATTCCTCACGTCCTAGACGAGGCATTTTTGATGGTGCGTGGCAAGTTTGCAGCTGAAGGTAAGGAATTTATGTTACCGCGTTCTGCGCGTTGTTGA
- a CDS encoding Uma2 family endonuclease, with protein sequence MHLTISKDSIDLPPGAEVILRHQSWIDYQALLTSRQDKAAIKIYFDAITHEIRIMAPLPEHSKKSDTLSDLVKSLLRHLKQDWEGFDPLTLKRFEQKGLEPDACFYIQNREAILGKERIDLESDPPPDLALEIDLTSFTKPEDYTAIGVPELWIYRNQTLNIYLFDGQQYQESLQSSLFPTIPVKELIPVYVERAWNAGSSVALREFENILRAQY encoded by the coding sequence ATGCATCTAACCATTAGCAAAGACAGTATTGATTTACCACCAGGCGCAGAAGTAATCTTACGCCACCAATCCTGGATAGACTACCAAGCGTTATTAACAAGTCGTCAAGATAAAGCAGCAATTAAAATCTATTTTGACGCAATAACGCACGAGATTCGCATCATGGCACCTTTGCCCGAACATAGTAAAAAATCTGATACACTTTCTGATTTAGTCAAAAGTCTTCTGCGACACCTCAAGCAAGACTGGGAAGGCTTTGATCCACTTACACTAAAGCGATTCGAGCAAAAAGGGTTAGAACCAGATGCTTGCTTTTATATTCAAAATCGCGAAGCAATCTTAGGAAAAGAAAGAATTGATTTAGAAAGCGATCCGCCTCCTGATTTAGCGCTTGAAATAGATTTGACATCATTTACAAAACCTGAAGATTATACAGCTATTGGTGTTCCGGAACTTTGGATTTATCGCAACCAAACACTTAATATTTATCTTTTTGATGGGCAGCAGTATCAAGAAAGCTTGCAAAGTTCGCTATTTCCAACGATTCCTGTCAAAGAACTGATTCCTGTATATGTAGAGCGTGCTTGGAATGCAGGTTCTAGTGTTGCATTACGAGAGTTTGAAAACATTCTTCGAGCGCAATATTAG
- a CDS encoding UTP--glucose-1-phosphate uridylyltransferase, with protein sequence MKIRKAVIPAAGFGTRLFPATKAIKKELFPIIDKDGRAKPVIQIIVEEAISAGIEEIGIIVQTSDRLLFEDFFKSPPKPELLQKLSPQNQEYSQYLQDLGSKVTILTQDTQEGYGHAVFCARDWVNNEPFLLMLGDHIYASDTENSCTAQVLEIYNLVNQNTIGLTTMPAEIIYKAGCVTGTWQQNSLLNLTQVYEKPSIEYARQYLRVERIPEDEFLCIFGLYALSPKLFDFLEEHIKNNIRDRGEFQLTSALESLRQVEGMTGYIVKGRCFDTGMPDAYLQTMIDFRGKHS encoded by the coding sequence ATGAAAATTCGTAAAGCGGTAATTCCCGCAGCAGGGTTCGGTACTCGTTTATTCCCAGCAACCAAAGCTATTAAAAAAGAACTCTTTCCGATTATCGACAAAGATGGAAGAGCAAAACCTGTTATTCAAATAATTGTGGAAGAAGCAATTAGCGCGGGAATTGAAGAAATTGGTATCATCGTACAAACAAGCGATCGCCTACTCTTTGAAGACTTTTTTAAATCACCACCCAAACCAGAACTTCTCCAAAAATTATCACCACAAAATCAAGAATATAGCCAATATCTCCAAGATTTAGGTAGCAAAGTTACAATCTTGACACAAGATACACAAGAAGGCTACGGTCATGCGGTATTCTGTGCCAGAGATTGGGTAAATAACGAACCTTTTCTATTAATGCTAGGCGATCATATTTACGCTTCTGATACTGAAAACTCATGTACTGCACAAGTTTTAGAAATTTATAACCTAGTTAATCAAAATACAATTGGATTAACAACAATGCCAGCAGAAATAATTTATAAAGCTGGTTGCGTTACAGGTACTTGGCAACAAAATTCACTGCTTAATCTGACGCAAGTCTACGAGAAACCATCGATTGAATATGCGCGTCAATATTTACGTGTAGAGCGAATACCTGAAGATGAATTTTTGTGTATATTTGGCTTATACGCACTATCGCCAAAACTATTTGATTTTCTAGAAGAACATATTAAGAATAATATCCGCGATCGCGGCGAATTTCAATTAACATCTGCGCTAGAAAGCTTACGTCAAGTGGAAGGAATGACGGGCTACATTGTTAAGGGACGTTGTTTTGATACAGGAATGCCCGATGCTTATCTCCAAACAATGATTGATTTTAGAGGAAAGCATTCTTAA